One Brevibacillus choshinensis genomic window carries:
- a CDS encoding sigma-70 family RNA polymerase sigma factor: MKLEKLVAEAQRGDDEAFYQLIYLHKDKLYKVAYAFLRNEADSLEAIQEATCRAYLKLSQLRQPEYISTWLTRIVIHVCMDEQKRKKRWILDSSHLDHRERKEPLMSDQAATRLHLEDALARLAPLHRHVIILKYFEDLTIREIAAVLGHPEGTIKTWLHKALGALRNDLGKEW; this comes from the coding sequence GTGAAACTCGAAAAGCTGGTTGCCGAGGCGCAGCGAGGAGACGATGAGGCTTTTTACCAACTCATCTATCTGCACAAGGACAAACTGTATAAAGTGGCGTACGCGTTTCTTCGCAATGAAGCGGATTCCCTCGAAGCCATCCAGGAAGCTACTTGCAGAGCCTATCTCAAGCTCTCCCAGCTCAGGCAGCCGGAATATATCTCGACATGGCTGACACGCATCGTCATTCATGTGTGCATGGATGAGCAAAAACGGAAAAAGCGTTGGATTCTGGATTCGTCCCACTTGGACCATCGGGAGAGGAAAGAGCCTCTCATGAGCGATCAAGCTGCTACCCGGCTGCATCTGGAGGATGCGCTTGCCAGGCTCGCCCCCTTGCATCGTCACGTGATTATCCTGAAATATTTTGAGGATTTGACCATTCGAGAAATTGCTGCGGTTTTGGGGCATCCCGAGGGCACCATCAAGACGTGGCTGCACAAGGCATTGGGGGCGCTTCGCAACGATCTGGGAAAGGAGTGGTAA
- the splB gene encoding spore photoproduct lyase, producing MTTTVLEPPKQQFEQKRSQLFVPDFVFVEPHALDYPLGRELYERFRREGIPIQMTTSHNQVRGIPGDTDVEKYRNAKRTLVIGIRKTLKFETSKPSAEYAIPLATGCAAHCHYCYLNTNVGTKPYIRVYVNTDEILHQAEKYILERPGEITRFEAACTSDPVSIEHITGNLKRAIEFMGRQEFGRLRFVTKFHHVDTLLDAKHNKHTRFRFSMNADYVIKNFEPGTSSFEQRLEAAGKVARAGYPLGFILAPLYWFEGWEAGYTDLLERLRSQLVPEALEDLTFELIQHRFTKIAKNLILQRYPKTKLEMNEEERKYKWGKYGKGKYVYPDIKAKALQAHLEREIKRLFPQAKIEYFT from the coding sequence ATGACCACCACAGTTTTGGAACCGCCAAAGCAACAGTTCGAGCAAAAGAGGTCACAGCTATTTGTACCCGATTTCGTATTTGTGGAGCCGCATGCCCTGGATTACCCGCTCGGGCGAGAGCTGTACGAGCGCTTCAGGCGAGAGGGCATCCCGATCCAAATGACCACGAGTCACAATCAAGTACGCGGGATACCCGGTGACACGGATGTGGAAAAATACCGCAATGCCAAACGGACACTGGTGATTGGCATACGAAAAACGCTGAAATTCGAGACGTCCAAACCATCCGCTGAATATGCCATTCCTTTGGCAACTGGGTGTGCGGCGCACTGCCATTACTGCTACTTGAATACCAACGTAGGAACAAAACCGTACATCCGTGTCTATGTGAACACGGATGAGATTCTCCATCAGGCAGAAAAGTACATTCTCGAGCGTCCGGGAGAAATTACTCGCTTTGAGGCTGCATGTACCTCTGACCCCGTCAGTATCGAACATATCACGGGAAATTTGAAGCGCGCGATTGAGTTTATGGGCAGGCAGGAATTTGGCAGGCTGCGTTTTGTCACCAAGTTTCATCACGTGGATACCTTGCTGGACGCGAAGCACAACAAGCATACGCGGTTTCGCTTTAGCATGAACGCGGATTACGTCATCAAGAACTTTGAGCCAGGCACCTCCAGCTTTGAGCAGCGTTTGGAAGCAGCGGGCAAGGTGGCGAGGGCAGGGTACCCTCTGGGGTTTATTTTGGCGCCCCTCTACTGGTTTGAAGGCTGGGAAGCAGGCTACACCGATCTCTTGGAGCGATTGCGCAGCCAGCTGGTTCCGGAAGCGTTGGAGGATTTGACCTTTGAGCTGATCCAGCACCGTTTTACGAAGATCGCCAAAAATTTGATTCTGCAGCGCTACCCGAAGACGAAGCTGGAGATGAATGAAGAGGAAAGAAAGTACAAGTGGGGCAAGTACGGAAAAGGGAAGTACGTCTATCCAGACATCAAGGCGAAGGCCTTGCAAGCCCATTTGGAAAGGGAAATCAAACGCCTATTTCCGCAAGCGAAAATCGAGTATTTCACATGA
- a CDS encoding deoxynucleoside kinase — protein sequence MKSILITVEGPIGIGKTSLSRELSKAFQLELLEEIVYENPFLGKFYENIAEWSFQLEMFFLCNRYKQLQDIHSQYLNQGTSVVADYNIFKNTIFAKRTLSGDNLPKYLKIYDILTEDLPQAHLVIYLTASIDTVMKRIAMRDRDIERSMDIAYMENLIADYNEFMQAFELHHPEVPVIKFDCDQLDFVHRPEDLRYVLETIAPKVRQLQAEQG from the coding sequence ATGAAGTCCATACTGATTACCGTTGAGGGGCCTATTGGGATCGGCAAGACATCGCTATCTCGGGAATTGAGCAAAGCCTTTCAATTGGAGCTGCTGGAAGAAATAGTGTACGAAAACCCGTTTTTGGGCAAATTTTATGAAAACATAGCGGAATGGAGCTTTCAGCTCGAGATGTTTTTCTTGTGCAATCGGTACAAACAGCTGCAGGATATTCATTCCCAGTACTTAAATCAGGGAACCTCGGTCGTCGCCGATTACAATATTTTCAAAAATACGATTTTTGCCAAACGAACATTATCCGGCGACAACTTACCCAAGTATCTCAAGATCTATGATATCCTGACAGAGGACTTGCCGCAGGCGCATTTGGTCATTTATTTGACGGCCTCCATCGACACGGTCATGAAGCGAATCGCTATGCGCGACCGTGATATTGAGCGAAGCATGGACATCGCATACATGGAAAATCTGATTGCGGATTACAACGAATTCATGCAAGCCTTTGAATTGCACCATCCAGAGGTGCCAGTGATCAAGTTCGACTGCGATCAACTGGACTTCGTGCATCGGCCAGAGGATTTGCGCTACGTTCTGGAGACAATCGCGCCAAAAGTACGGCAGCTGCAGGCAGAGCAGGGCTAA
- a CDS encoding deoxynucleoside kinase, whose protein sequence is MSRFQNSHIREKYGIPSNAVITIGGTVGVGKSTFTHALAEQLGFRVSVEKVDNNPYLSRYYGDLSRWGFHLQIFFLAERFKEQKRMFDYGGGFVQDRSIYEDTGIFARMLYEQGNMTEEDYRTYTELFEAMVMTPYFPHPDILIYLEGSFDDIVDRVKERGRPMEQQTPVDYWQDLFGRYEKWIGSFTACPILRVNINEYDVVEDPSSVESIIARVGEKIRIGRATRL, encoded by the coding sequence ATGTCGAGGTTTCAAAACAGCCACATTCGTGAAAAATACGGAATACCAAGTAATGCGGTCATCACCATCGGGGGTACAGTAGGTGTCGGCAAATCAACTTTTACCCATGCGCTGGCCGAGCAGCTGGGCTTTCGGGTGTCTGTAGAAAAAGTGGACAATAACCCGTACCTGAGCCGTTATTACGGTGATCTGTCACGTTGGGGCTTTCATTTGCAAATATTCTTCCTGGCTGAGCGCTTCAAGGAGCAGAAGCGGATGTTTGACTACGGCGGGGGATTCGTTCAGGATCGTTCCATTTACGAGGATACCGGTATCTTCGCCCGCATGCTGTACGAGCAAGGAAATATGACGGAAGAGGACTACCGCACCTATACCGAATTGTTTGAAGCGATGGTCATGACACCGTATTTCCCGCATCCGGATATTCTGATTTACCTGGAAGGCAGCTTTGACGACATTGTCGACCGCGTAAAGGAGCGGGGGCGCCCCATGGAGCAGCAGACCCCCGTGGACTACTGGCAGGACTTGTTTGGCCGTTACGAAAAGTGGATCGGGTCGTTTACTGCCTGTCCGATCCTGCGAGTCAATATCAACGAGTACGACGTGGTAGAAGACCCTTCATCCGTCGAGAGCATCATCGCCCGCGTAGGGGAAAAGATTCGCATCGGCAGGGCGACTCGCCTGTAG
- a CDS encoding class I SAM-dependent methyltransferase — protein MAEEWFERSFREDYVLVYRHRDDSAADSEVANLLARLPIRDTGRVLDLCCGSGRHSRALARRGYEVVGVDLSPVLLQLAEEQNDFPQLSFTRCDMRNIPYREEFDIVVNLFTSFGYFSTDEENAKVVQNMAQALKSGGEVVIDYLSPVYVKQNIVPESDKEAEGMLIHEKRWIEDGFVKKRITITDDSSKEPREYMEQVRLFTVDQMIAMLEEAGFREIQVFGNYQFEPYVAKESPRMIFYAIKQ, from the coding sequence ATGGCAGAAGAATGGTTTGAACGCAGCTTTCGCGAAGATTACGTGCTGGTGTACCGGCATCGAGATGATTCAGCCGCCGACTCAGAGGTTGCGAATCTTCTGGCACGATTGCCAATCAGGGACACGGGGCGCGTGCTCGATCTTTGCTGTGGGAGCGGGCGTCATTCCCGTGCGCTGGCTCGCCGGGGGTATGAAGTGGTTGGCGTGGACTTGTCGCCTGTTCTCCTGCAGCTGGCAGAGGAGCAAAACGATTTTCCGCAGCTGAGTTTTACCCGCTGTGACATGCGCAACATCCCGTATCGGGAAGAGTTTGACATTGTCGTCAATCTGTTCACCAGCTTTGGATACTTTTCCACTGACGAGGAAAACGCAAAAGTGGTGCAGAACATGGCGCAAGCATTGAAATCGGGGGGAGAAGTCGTCATTGACTATCTCAGCCCAGTCTACGTAAAACAAAATATCGTGCCCGAATCTGACAAGGAAGCGGAAGGCATGTTGATTCATGAGAAGCGATGGATAGAAGATGGCTTCGTTAAAAAGCGGATTACCATCACCGACGATTCTTCCAAGGAACCGCGCGAGTATATGGAGCAGGTGCGTTTGTTTACAGTCGATCAGATGATTGCCATGCTGGAGGAAGCGGGCTTTCGGGAGATTCAGGTATTCGGCAACTACCAGTTTGAGCCGTATGTCGCCAAGGAATCTCCACGGATGATTTTCTACGCTATCAAGCAATAA
- a CDS encoding 4a-hydroxytetrahydrobiopterin dehydratase, which translates to MSKLSLEQVKLYLGKVPGWKLIEDRMALSRTYQCRDFGTAISFVNRVAELLEYDGQHVEIHVVGGMVTFTLATREAKGLTGKDFALAQIISKVS; encoded by the coding sequence TTGAGCAAGCTGTCTTTGGAGCAGGTCAAACTGTATTTGGGCAAGGTGCCTGGTTGGAAGCTAATCGAGGATCGGATGGCGTTATCCCGCACTTATCAATGTCGTGATTTCGGTACGGCGATCAGCTTCGTGAACCGGGTGGCAGAGCTGCTGGAATATGACGGCCAGCATGTGGAAATCCACGTAGTGGGCGGGATGGTAACGTTTACTTTGGCGACCCGCGAAGCAAAAGGACTGACCGGCAAAGACTTTGCTCTTGCCCAAATCATCAGCAAAGTGAGCTAG
- a CDS encoding DUF3109 family protein, translating into MKLQQRYRYVGTPEPMTQKEAYHCEKYMKKHRDDFIRAGEYLVDVSAMLALFHLDCWNCRSVHRETCCEGGQPYAVEQPQIPILEEALPSISARLKDERERANWQEYGIWDRGQVPGTIRMRHGNCLFYQENNGNYGCAIHAYAEDAGQQVTPLKPFSCQLYPIDLIETEEGILLTAVTTETSSFSRWGTDYLEHFYCASPDRRKQAAHMDEDLFSLDGYRPAYEWNFPLLRFLLKENAPRVEALLAERHQSVGAGM; encoded by the coding sequence ATGAAGCTGCAGCAGCGATATCGATATGTGGGTACGCCAGAGCCGATGACGCAAAAAGAGGCGTATCACTGTGAAAAATACATGAAGAAGCATCGGGATGATTTCATTCGGGCAGGCGAATACTTGGTCGATGTGTCGGCTATGCTTGCTCTCTTTCACCTCGATTGCTGGAATTGCCGGTCAGTTCATCGCGAGACATGCTGTGAAGGTGGGCAGCCTTATGCTGTAGAACAGCCGCAGATCCCCATTTTGGAAGAGGCTCTCCCTTCGATTTCAGCTCGCTTGAAGGATGAAAGGGAGCGTGCCAATTGGCAGGAGTACGGCATTTGGGATAGGGGACAAGTACCCGGCACGATCCGCATGCGCCACGGGAACTGTCTTTTTTATCAAGAGAACAACGGGAACTACGGCTGTGCCATTCATGCCTATGCCGAAGACGCCGGTCAGCAGGTCACGCCGCTGAAGCCCTTCAGCTGTCAACTGTACCCGATTGACCTGATCGAGACTGAGGAAGGAATCCTGCTCACAGCGGTTACGACAGAGACCTCGAGCTTCTCGCGCTGGGGGACTGATTATCTGGAGCATTTTTACTGTGCAAGTCCAGACCGACGAAAACAAGCTGCCCATATGGATGAGGACTTGTTTTCGCTGGATGGGTACCGTCCTGCCTACGAATGGAATTTTCCGTTGCTAAGGTTTCTCCTGAAGGAAAACGCTCCTCGTGTGGAAGCCCTTCTGGCAGAACGCCATCAAAGCGTAGGTGCAGGTATGTGA
- a CDS encoding acyl-CoA thioesterase: MKFKTTQDSRTIQASLVQPSDTNYHGTIFGGTMMAYVDEVAAIAAMRHSRRPVVTASIDSIDFLAPVKMGHSICLEAFVSSTGRTSMEVFVKVISENLQSGERILTATSFLTFVALDEAGNPTEVPSVVPETDEEKRLLASAEERKKMRKERKANTQAFISQLTIEKTI; the protein is encoded by the coding sequence ATGAAATTCAAGACAACACAAGACTCTCGGACCATTCAAGCTTCTCTCGTTCAGCCTTCTGATACGAATTACCACGGTACGATCTTCGGGGGCACGATGATGGCCTATGTGGATGAAGTGGCTGCGATCGCTGCGATGCGCCACTCGCGCCGCCCTGTCGTAACGGCTTCTATAGATTCCATCGATTTTCTGGCGCCCGTGAAAATGGGGCACTCCATTTGCCTCGAAGCGTTTGTTTCTTCCACAGGCAGAACATCCATGGAAGTGTTCGTGAAAGTCATCTCGGAAAATCTCCAATCGGGAGAGCGGATTTTGACAGCAACCTCGTTTCTCACCTTCGTCGCTTTGGACGAGGCCGGCAATCCTACGGAGGTTCCTAGCGTAGTTCCGGAAACGGACGAAGAGAAGCGACTGTTGGCTTCTGCGGAAGAACGCAAAAAAATGCGCAAAGAGCGCAAAGCCAACACACAGGCGTTTATTAGCCAGCTGACGATCGAAAAGACAATCTAA